Proteins co-encoded in one Dreissena polymorpha isolate Duluth1 chromosome 12, UMN_Dpol_1.0, whole genome shotgun sequence genomic window:
- the LOC127854263 gene encoding uncharacterized protein LOC127854263, protein MATFPKYVQLQVMLFLFCAIPVRTQSLDYDVNSILRYDSPKCLWRQECGLELTFPDKNCHCDAMCHVMGDCCKNSNHNFSAENFVSIPRPELFSCERISGIIESTNTYGVLSVTRCPDIWADQEIRTLCEENNHFTEDLNCKIPVSDRTEFQVIYRNMYCAFCNEEYDFLYWKAQYECKEPLDVRAIPGNPLCRLSFSQPDHHVKHRLCLMTQPLSSCPEGSNRSLVDMCARTPYYIVYNDASATQTYRNEYCAQCNGIQADNIYCENVQQDEQAGSDDPDKKIYSYRLLVDINNNEISVNNLVFTNTTKCEDNALFDVVYGKCRTIVCPFGRVPMQGRCIIRSENDSDDFHAGIHENTSGIDMNCTLVQLDKEEYTHTNDSRLFIILIGRTINHTEYLQNGSEVFICQHLLLVCSDDCNVPEVKMISGEIEGYISLIGVIISTAALFLTFIVYISCPQLLNTPGKIMLCLVLSLFFAQITFIIASKMNPVPFMCTAIAVLIHYFFLAAFGWMNVIAFDLWKTFSKSFVTSGSVDKAGKRFRLYSIYAWGIPMILIGIALIIDQADFDINPDFKPRYGKGLCWFNSRVSLIVFFAGPLAVFKLFDIVSFVFTAVHIARANRQGARARTKKNACSLLINVKLSMVMGLTWVFAFLANISNNSVMWYLFILFNTLQGLFIAISFLCTRKVIRLVHEKFEVISSALSSKRESSGTQLTSLAKSSE, encoded by the coding sequence TTACCTTTCCGGACAAAAATTGCCATTGCGATGCCATGTGTCATGTGATGGGGGATTGTTGCAAAAACAGTAACCATAATTTTTCAGCTGAAAACTTTGTTTCTATTCCACGACCTGAACTGTTTTCATGTGAACGGATTTCTGGGATTATTGAATCCACAAACACATATGGAGTTTTATCTGTCACACGATGTCCAGATATATGGGCTGACCAGGAAATAAGAACATTATGCGAAGAAAACAACCATTTTACAGAAGATTTGAATTGTAAAATTCCTGTCAGTGACCGAACAGAATTTCAGGTGATTTACAGGAATATGTACTGCGCGTTTTGCAACGAGGAATACGACTTTTTGTATTGGAAAGCCCAATATGAATGCAAAGAACCTTTAGATGTCCGAGCTATACCTGGTAATCCACTCTGTCGTTTGTCATTTTCGCAACCTGATCATCATGTCAAACACCGTCTGTGCCTTATGACTCAACCATTATCGAGCTGTCCAGAGGGATCAAACAGGTCTCTGGTCGACATGTGTGCAAGAACACcctattatattgtttataatgatgCAAGCGCCACACAGACATATCGGAATGAGTATTGTGCACAATGTAACGGCATACAGGCCGATAACATTTACTGTGAAAACGTTCAACAAGATGAACAAGCTGGATCTGACGATcctgataaaaaaatatacagcTATCGATTGttggttgatataaataacaatgaaatatCTGTCAATAATTTAGTTTTTACTAATACAACAAAATGCGAGGATAATGCTTTATTCGACGTAGTGTATGGAAAATGTAGAACGATTGTCTGTCCGTTCGGAAGAGTGCCAATGCAGGGACGATGCATTATCCGCTCTGAAAATGACAGCGATGACTTTCATGCGGGGATTCATGAGAATACATCGGGAATTGACATGAACTGTACGTTAGTTCAACTAGACAAGGAGGAATACACACATACAAACGATTCACGATTGTTTATTATACTAATCGGTAGAACCATCAATCACACTGAATATTTACAGAATGGCTCAGAAGTGTTTATATGCCAACACCTGCTACTGGTATGTTCAGATGATTGTAACGTACCCGAAGTTAAAATGATTTCGGGAGAAATCGAGGGGTACATTTCTTTAATAGGAGTCATCATTTCGACAGCAGCGTTATTTCTGacatttattgtatatatatcaTGTCCCCAATTACTGAACACCCCTGGAAAGATCATGTTATGTCTCGTTCTTTCATTGTTCTTTGCGCAGATAACGTTCATTATAGCATCGAAAATGAACCCTGTGCCATTTATGTGTACGGCCATTGCGGTGTTAATCCATTATTTCTTCTTAGCAGCATTCGGCTGGATGAATGTTATAGCTTTCGACCTCTGGAAGACATTTTCTAAAAGCTTTGTTACATCCGGGTCGGTAGATAAAGCAGGCAAGCGTTTTCGTTTGTATAGCATTTACGCTTGGGGTATACCCATGATTTTAATTGGAATCGCTTTAATTATTGATCAAGCTGATTTTGATATTAACCCGGATTTTAAACCAAGATACGGCAAAGGCTTATGCTGGTTTAATTCTCGAGTGAGTTTGATTGTGTTTTTCGCTGGGCCACTTGCAGTTTTCAAATTATTTGATATTGTATCGTTTGTGTTCACAGCTGTACATATTGCACGTGCAAACAGGCAGGGTGCCAGAGCGAGAACTAAGAAAAATGCATGTTCCCTACTGATTAATGTGAAACTGTCCATGGTGATGGGTCTCACATGGGTGTTCGCATTTCTGGCCAATATCAGCAACAATTCAGTAATGTGGTATCTCTTTATCTTGTTCAATACACTGCAAGGCTTGTTTATTGCAATTAGTTTCCTGTGCACCAGAAAGGTAATTAGGCTTGTGCACGAGAAATTTGAGGTGATATCAAGTGCGTTGTCAAGTAAACGAGAATCTTCCGGAACTCAGCTAACTTCGCTCGCAAAATCGTCAGAATAG